One segment of candidate division WOR-3 bacterium DNA contains the following:
- a CDS encoding phosphoenolpyruvate carboxykinase (ATP), which translates to MMANVIPAGVELIDNPDQEKFRDLTLKYGPASMKTAYGNMLKLTRNKARKAEYTYIVAEESAAKLFSSKIITREKADHYIKNACDYMKKQGKMIKIDRYAGIGKRAVGVTWYYDLVSANLGAMQQILSFPRSSVENAESLKKPFEPVFRLVFLAGFPAQGLPGNQAIIFDIENYITYVMGPDYFGESKKGMLRMLNEYVYQKGGLVLHAGAKTVKTKDKEISVAIMGLSGTGKTTTTFSKQGEYSKPIQDDMISLWPDGTFSITENGCFAKTYGLTEASEPVIYRGTLSPSAWVENVYPDENGKFDFSKEILEPGEVARLKKMLVESGADSVNVEKYIKGEVKSGEVVDEYLTPADGWDFVVWTQNGRSIIPMSDIENAADFNNLPPLKSLGILNRDEGKDAATPGIVLFSSPEQTAGYFMLGETSKTSAAGKDRGKTRSPFTQPFFPRTHKLQADRFRDLAALFDNLQSWMMNTGFVGGDARDVENKKALKVKISHSSAMIEALFEDRITWKKDPDFGYQIVDVADGANSWLLERVPAEILNPVLFFEKSGRMEEYRFWVQKMKSERRAFLEKFKVESNIIESVCG; encoded by the coding sequence ATGATGGCAAATGTCATTCCAGCCGGCGTCGAATTGATAGACAATCCGGATCAGGAGAAATTCAGAGATCTCACTTTGAAATACGGGCCTGCATCGATGAAAACGGCATACGGAAACATGCTCAAACTGACTAGAAATAAAGCGAGAAAAGCCGAGTACACATATATAGTTGCAGAAGAAAGCGCCGCCAAACTATTTTCAAGTAAAATCATCACTCGCGAAAAAGCTGACCATTACATAAAAAATGCCTGCGATTACATGAAAAAGCAGGGAAAGATGATAAAAATTGACCGATACGCCGGTATAGGCAAAAGAGCTGTCGGAGTGACATGGTATTACGATCTTGTGTCGGCTAATCTCGGCGCCATGCAGCAGATACTGTCGTTTCCCAGGTCATCGGTCGAAAACGCTGAATCTCTGAAAAAACCTTTTGAGCCGGTTTTCAGACTTGTATTTTTGGCCGGTTTTCCCGCGCAGGGTCTTCCCGGAAATCAGGCCATTATTTTTGACATTGAGAATTACATCACTTACGTTATGGGACCGGATTATTTCGGAGAAAGCAAAAAAGGCATGCTGAGAATGCTGAACGAGTATGTCTATCAAAAGGGCGGCCTCGTTCTTCACGCGGGAGCGAAAACGGTCAAAACGAAAGACAAAGAGATTTCGGTTGCCATCATGGGACTTTCCGGAACCGGAAAAACTACGACTACTTTTTCTAAGCAAGGCGAATACAGCAAACCGATCCAGGACGACATGATTTCTCTTTGGCCCGACGGCACGTTTTCGATAACGGAGAACGGGTGTTTCGCAAAAACATACGGTCTTACCGAGGCATCGGAACCTGTTATATACCGGGGAACGCTCAGCCCATCCGCCTGGGTGGAGAACGTCTATCCCGACGAAAACGGCAAATTCGATTTTTCTAAAGAAATTCTGGAGCCCGGCGAAGTCGCAAGGCTTAAAAAAATGTTGGTAGAATCCGGGGCCGACTCCGTAAACGTTGAAAAATACATAAAGGGAGAAGTGAAATCCGGCGAAGTGGTCGATGAATACCTTACTCCCGCCGATGGCTGGGATTTTGTCGTGTGGACTCAAAACGGAAGATCCATAATTCCGATGAGCGACATCGAAAACGCTGCCGATTTCAACAATCTTCCCCCTTTGAAGTCTTTGGGGATTTTGAACAGAGATGAAGGGAAAGACGCGGCGACTCCGGGAATAGTCCTTTTCTCCTCTCCGGAACAGACGGCCGGTTACTTCATGCTCGGAGAGACTTCTAAAACTTCGGCCGCAGGCAAAGACCGCGGTAAAACACGATCTCCATTCACTCAGCCTTTTTTCCCGAGAACCCATAAACTCCAGGCCGACAGGTTCAGGGATTTGGCCGCATTATTCGACAATTTGCAATCCTGGATGATGAACACGGGATTTGTTGGCGGCGACGCAAGGGACGTCGAGAATAAAAAGGCTCTGAAAGTCAAGATTTCGCATTCCTCGGCGATGATAGAAGCTTTGTTTGAAGACAGAATCACCTGGAAAAAAGATCCTGATTTCGGTTATCAGATAGTAGATGTCGCCGACGGAGCCAATTCGTGGCTTCTCGAAAGAGTACCCGCCGAGATCCTCAATCCGGTTTTGTTTTTCGAAAAAAGCGGGAGAATGGAAGAATACCGGTTCTGGGTTCAGAAAATGAAAAGCGAAAGGCGTGCTTTTCTCGAAAAATTCAAGGTCGAAAGCAACATTATTGAATCTGTCTGCGGCTGA
- a CDS encoding translocation/assembly module TamB domain-containing protein codes for MRLVPLLFATGILYFAIASVFQGKAEEFAFKETVKIFENIFDIKVTYQQAGFFSKPSVWIKDLHVYNDREELLLSCPYAEINFSFFDIINKRQVKSVFSDGLFLQFTHSESGVLNWNLDPKPQDGKPPGDISFPRISAERIFVSNGRLIYDAKEISDISVDAVLLSYPEGINITVEKAAFSTCYVSSQIFLKSDVVLYPDLRLSGLVEIGTGNTFVVARADVFSREARFSAVIDTFWSDVSEWRKEISGRITGKGSFTYHEGLKYADFNLFAEGLSFDKYFADSISSEISYEDEMISTDNSRIYLGGGEMLLNCSYAPKTDSMSFQSEFQGIRSLDIGFLSGFSPNHFTANGTAAGWIKELKNPDSLVCEAVFSFANSSVNDVSLNSLYGTLNAGAGHYALSIACVTGEYGNLGAQIDFSKNGYDLSCRLQDFNVSLLSQLKITDRQIRGRLNGVLTYDGKFLNADVTAEDAEFNGFYCRFIDMEFENFEATKFTADAVRISGRGLVYNKFTAETFALFAETTDDLLEGKVSLSSEFFDAGSFFAFDAENSNILFENLTINSDSFFLLTTSPLIVSFADNRLSLDTFYAEGYSGLNFSASCEINGDNISGFLNADSVSMNLNPFFPSLPPIHGYLNLRSGFSGPLSDPRAHVLIRTGKVKSGLLFLDFAHLEGETTLRGLKIDTCELVFQNRTSTISGYLPFGTEDEIDLKILFDDIGLWPLEFLSDIAVMLSGNVRGNASIKGTYKDPDIYGQVELVEGAAFIKPAGQIAQNISAKADFHDDSINFSVAGTNSRGHFGVEGDLVMTEGYRSFNSRIKIDFKDVDYTGFEGVWANVTGNLEIQVDSNFHSSIRGDAFINQALISPVSETQSQPAANQEIPDMEIFIDGSSGNIIFRHEMAEVELSGTYNVSSFDGLISTKGELIAERGSIFYLDRSFRITEGQLLLITDSTQIDGEIDFYGKTEIYYSDPANGTSPESREVTIIARLSGNINSPSLTLTSEPKMSEQDIISLLTFNTTWSNITSISTIASAVPNRAVNYLLRTKVFSRLERALNLSVINLETQLGSSNSAKLTLAKYVTRDVYVEYKKDILNNTPADITLTYRIWKNTSFILNKDSDDIMGAGLQWIWRY; via the coding sequence AAATATTTTCGACATCAAAGTCACCTATCAACAGGCCGGGTTTTTTTCCAAGCCTTCTGTCTGGATCAAAGACCTTCACGTATACAACGACAGAGAAGAACTGCTTCTGAGCTGTCCTTACGCTGAAATCAATTTCAGCTTTTTTGACATTATAAACAAAAGGCAAGTCAAATCAGTCTTTTCGGACGGGCTGTTTCTGCAATTCACGCACTCCGAATCCGGTGTACTCAACTGGAATCTTGATCCTAAACCTCAGGACGGTAAACCGCCCGGAGACATATCTTTCCCCAGAATTTCCGCCGAAAGGATATTTGTTTCAAACGGCCGTCTCATTTACGACGCCAAAGAAATATCCGACATATCGGTCGACGCTGTCCTGCTGTCTTATCCCGAAGGCATAAACATAACTGTCGAAAAAGCCGCTTTTTCGACCTGTTATGTTTCCAGTCAGATTTTTTTAAAATCAGATGTCGTGCTCTATCCCGACCTTAGATTATCAGGATTGGTGGAAATCGGAACCGGCAACACTTTCGTTGTTGCCCGTGCCGACGTGTTTTCGAGAGAAGCAAGATTCAGTGCAGTCATCGACACTTTCTGGTCGGATGTCAGTGAGTGGCGCAAAGAAATTTCAGGAAGAATTACAGGAAAGGGAAGTTTTACATATCATGAAGGGTTGAAATATGCCGATTTCAATTTATTTGCCGAAGGGTTGTCGTTTGACAAGTATTTCGCCGACTCGATTTCCTCGGAAATTTCCTACGAAGATGAAATGATATCGACAGACAACTCCAGGATATATTTGGGCGGCGGAGAGATGCTTCTTAACTGTTCTTACGCTCCCAAAACTGATTCGATGTCTTTTCAGTCGGAATTTCAAGGAATCAGATCTCTGGACATAGGATTTCTTTCCGGATTTTCACCAAATCATTTCACTGCCAACGGGACGGCCGCAGGCTGGATAAAAGAACTGAAGAATCCCGATTCTCTTGTCTGCGAAGCGGTTTTTTCTTTCGCCAACTCTTCAGTAAACGATGTCTCGTTGAATTCACTTTACGGAACGCTAAATGCAGGAGCGGGACATTACGCTCTCTCCATCGCCTGCGTTACAGGAGAGTATGGTAACCTGGGAGCACAGATAGATTTTTCAAAAAACGGTTACGATTTAAGTTGCCGTCTTCAGGATTTCAATGTTTCTCTGTTGTCGCAACTTAAAATCACGGACCGGCAGATCCGGGGCAGGCTCAACGGCGTTCTGACGTATGATGGAAAATTTCTAAACGCCGACGTAACCGCTGAGGACGCCGAATTCAACGGTTTTTACTGCCGCTTCATAGACATGGAATTTGAAAACTTCGAAGCCACAAAATTCACCGCCGACGCAGTCAGGATTTCGGGAAGAGGTCTGGTTTACAATAAGTTCACGGCAGAAACGTTTGCCCTTTTTGCAGAAACAACGGACGATTTGCTCGAAGGAAAAGTGTCACTCTCCTCTGAATTTTTCGACGCCGGTTCTTTTTTCGCTTTTGACGCTGAAAATTCAAATATCTTATTTGAAAATTTAACTATCAACTCGGATTCGTTTTTTCTTTTGACGACTTCGCCGTTGATCGTCAGTTTTGCCGACAATCGTCTGTCACTGGACACATTTTACGCCGAAGGTTATTCCGGCCTGAATTTTTCCGCTTCCTGCGAGATAAACGGGGACAACATATCAGGATTTCTCAACGCAGACAGCGTCAGCATGAACTTGAATCCGTTTTTTCCATCCTTACCCCCTATACACGGTTATCTAAACCTTAGATCCGGCTTCTCGGGCCCGCTTTCAGACCCACGGGCTCACGTTCTGATCCGTACGGGAAAAGTCAAGTCCGGACTGCTTTTTCTCGACTTCGCTCACTTGGAAGGCGAAACGACTTTGAGAGGCTTGAAAATCGATACATGCGAGCTGGTTTTTCAAAATAGAACCTCGACAATTTCGGGTTATCTCCCCTTCGGGACTGAAGACGAGATCGATCTTAAAATTCTTTTCGACGACATAGGCCTCTGGCCTCTTGAATTCCTCTCAGACATTGCTGTCATGCTCTCCGGGAATGTCAGGGGAAACGCCTCCATAAAAGGGACGTACAAAGATCCGGACATTTACGGACAAGTTGAGCTTGTCGAAGGCGCCGCGTTCATCAAACCCGCAGGTCAAATAGCTCAAAACATTTCGGCTAAAGCCGATTTTCACGACGACTCTATAAATTTCAGCGTCGCAGGCACGAATTCACGGGGACATTTCGGCGTCGAAGGCGACCTGGTAATGACCGAAGGTTACAGGTCGTTCAATTCCCGGATAAAAATAGATTTCAAGGACGTTGACTATACGGGATTCGAAGGAGTTTGGGCAAACGTCACGGGCAATCTCGAAATTCAAGTAGACTCCAATTTTCACTCGTCTATAAGAGGCGACGCTTTCATAAATCAGGCTCTCATCTCTCCTGTTTCAGAAACACAGTCACAGCCTGCCGCAAACCAGGAAATACCTGACATGGAAATATTCATTGACGGTTCTTCAGGGAACATTATATTCAGGCACGAAATGGCCGAAGTCGAACTCAGCGGGACTTACAATGTTTCTTCATTCGACGGCTTGATCAGCACGAAAGGCGAATTGATCGCAGAACGCGGCAGCATTTTCTATCTCGACAGGAGTTTCAGGATAACCGAGGGACAACTGCTGCTCATAACCGACTCGACTCAAATTGACGGCGAAATAGATTTTTACGGAAAGACTGAAATATATTACTCCGATCCCGCGAACGGGACTTCTCCTGAGTCGAGAGAAGTGACAATAATCGCCCGGCTTTCAGGCAACATCAACTCACCTTCCCTGACACTGACATCTGAACCGAAAATGTCTGAACAGGATATCATTTCACTGCTGACTTTCAACACGACCTGGAGCAACATAACTTCGATTTCAACTATTGCATCTGCCGTGCCTAACAGGGCGGTAAACTACCTTCTCAGGACCAAAGTATTTTCAAGACTCGAAAGGGCTTTGAACCTCAGTGTAATAAATCTCGAGACTCAACTGGGTTCGTCGAACAGCGCCAAACTGACCCTCGCCAAATACGTCACTCGCGATGTCTATGTCGAATACAAGAAAGACATTCTCAACAACACCCCTGCGGATATTACTTTGACCTACAGGATATGGAAGAACACTTCCTTCATCCTTAACAAGGACTCCGATGACATCATGGGAGCAGGTCTGCAGTGGATATGGCGGTATTGA
- a CDS encoding 4Fe-4S binding protein has protein sequence MRPYVNEADCIACGLCKDVCPADPKVFEIEDKAKVVHPDACTGCMECQNNCPVSCIEVK, from the coding sequence ATGAGACCATACGTTAACGAAGCCGACTGTATTGCCTGTGGTTTGTGCAAAGACGTTTGTCCGGCAGATCCTAAAGTTTTTGAAATAGAAGATAAAGCGAAAGTAGTACATCCGGACGCATGTACGGGTTGCATGGAATGCCAAAACAATTGTCCGGTCAGCTGTATTGAAGTCAAATAA
- a CDS encoding 6-phosphofructokinase, with protein sequence MAELVGKAVVAQGGGPTAVINQTLAGIVFRSKTCSHISKLYGSIRGVRGIIDENFVDLSSVSFENMKKVALTPGAALKSTRDKPDPEYCLKIFDVFRKHDIRYFFYIGGNDSADTCRIINEQAKDSNYDLRVFHVPKTIDNDLLINDHTPGYGSAAKFVAQAFGGINCDNDSLGGVYIGIVMGRHAGFLTAGSALSKKNERDAPHLIFLPEYPFDTGKFLAGVDRAFSKYKRCVVAVSEGITDAGGQPVIASLSKGKKEFDSHGNIQLSGTGALGDMLSELVKSELKIKRVRSDTFGYLQRSFSGCVSATDSKEARECGEMAVVYSSVTENDGSVTIHRTGEYEIEYRLSLLADIAGKTKLIPKEFYDSGENFVTKLFYQYAGPLVGELPETAKLSARQIIIQK encoded by the coding sequence ATGGCCGAACTCGTCGGAAAAGCTGTCGTCGCGCAGGGCGGTGGGCCAACTGCAGTGATAAATCAAACGCTCGCGGGGATCGTCTTCAGATCCAAGACCTGTTCACACATTTCCAAGCTTTACGGATCCATAAGAGGAGTCAGGGGGATAATTGACGAGAATTTCGTCGATCTGTCTTCTGTTTCTTTTGAAAACATGAAGAAGGTTGCTCTTACCCCTGGCGCCGCTCTCAAAAGCACGAGAGACAAACCCGACCCGGAATATTGTCTTAAAATATTCGACGTGTTCAGAAAGCATGACATAAGGTATTTTTTCTACATCGGAGGAAACGATTCCGCCGACACCTGCAGGATAATTAACGAACAAGCGAAGGATAGCAATTATGACCTAAGGGTCTTTCATGTCCCCAAGACAATAGACAACGATCTTTTAATCAACGACCACACTCCGGGATACGGATCGGCGGCTAAATTTGTCGCTCAGGCTTTCGGAGGAATAAACTGCGACAACGATTCTCTCGGGGGAGTTTATATCGGAATAGTAATGGGAAGGCACGCCGGTTTTCTCACCGCCGGGTCCGCGCTTTCGAAAAAGAACGAAAGGGACGCGCCTCATCTGATTTTTCTTCCGGAATACCCTTTTGACACAGGCAAGTTTCTCGCGGGTGTTGATCGCGCCTTTTCAAAATACAAAAGATGCGTCGTAGCTGTCAGTGAAGGGATTACAGACGCCGGTGGACAGCCAGTTATAGCAAGCCTTTCAAAGGGGAAAAAGGAATTCGATTCACACGGCAACATACAGCTATCGGGAACCGGCGCGCTGGGAGACATGCTTTCCGAACTGGTCAAGTCTGAACTCAAAATAAAAAGAGTCAGATCAGACACTTTCGGCTATCTTCAGAGGTCGTTTTCCGGATGCGTCAGCGCAACTGATTCAAAAGAAGCGCGGGAATGCGGAGAAATGGCTGTCGTTTATTCGTCCGTCACGGAGAATGACGGGTCCGTTACAATCCACAGAACGGGAGAATACGAGATCGAATACAGACTGTCTCTTTTGGCGGACATCGCCGGAAAAACCAAACTGATACCGAAGGAATTTTACGATTCCGGTGAAAACTTTGTCACGAAGCTTTTTTATCAATACGCCGGACCACTCGTCGGTGAATTGCCTGAAACGGCGAAACTGTCGGCTCGGCAGATTATAATACAAAAATGA
- a CDS encoding SLBB domain-containing protein yields the protein MTFFIFLMELMVVNQVRDDVYLINPETYTLHPRDRLQLVISGAQGFVQDLVVNGDGTMIVTVGSPAIIAEPSETPIPGETSMMTADFASGMPLGVVYAEGRTLKEVEEEVRTLVRKYYTGVEVRLIIVRPRHFIIMPTGAVQSGNTPLEVTPLTRVSYAVGTLLLKSTASLMNIELRFLDGTVDTADYIQFLRTGDIEYDPPFREEGVVLYFPEMKKSVTVFGAVHPYGTSDVIWSTDTLETFQSVSAVHEIFDGENLKDLIEIAGGFLQNADVSNITVKRNGTLFRINGRDQTALADFVLEDSDTIMIPEIRNSIIVLGGVRTPGEYSFVPMKTAFEYVSIAGGVTERGMLNKVTVYSYDGVHKGDGINTPVERGDVVKVPEVTLRWWQDYASIMGTLISIASFIVLISQ from the coding sequence ATGACGTTTTTTATTTTTCTCATGGAACTCATGGTCGTCAATCAGGTCAGAGACGACGTTTATCTCATCAACCCTGAAACTTATACTCTTCACCCGAGAGACAGGCTCCAACTGGTCATTTCAGGAGCTCAGGGTTTCGTTCAGGACCTCGTGGTAAACGGTGACGGAACGATGATAGTGACGGTCGGCTCTCCCGCAATTATAGCCGAACCAAGTGAAACACCGATTCCCGGAGAGACAAGCATGATGACTGCCGATTTCGCATCGGGGATGCCCCTCGGAGTAGTATACGCCGAAGGCAGAACGCTGAAGGAAGTCGAAGAAGAAGTCAGGACACTGGTCAGAAAATATTACACAGGTGTTGAAGTCCGTTTGATTATAGTAAGACCGAGGCATTTTATAATTATGCCGACAGGGGCGGTTCAAAGCGGAAATACTCCTTTGGAAGTCACTCCCCTTACGAGAGTGTCTTACGCTGTCGGAACTCTTTTGCTGAAATCCACGGCATCACTTATGAACATCGAACTGAGGTTTCTCGACGGGACAGTAGATACGGCCGATTACATACAATTCCTCAGGACCGGTGATATAGAGTATGACCCGCCTTTCAGGGAAGAAGGCGTCGTCCTCTATTTTCCGGAAATGAAAAAATCCGTGACAGTTTTCGGTGCAGTGCATCCTTACGGCACTTCCGACGTGATTTGGTCGACAGACACTCTCGAGACTTTTCAGAGTGTTTCGGCAGTCCATGAAATATTCGACGGCGAAAATTTAAAAGATCTTATCGAGATCGCCGGAGGATTTCTCCAGAACGCCGATGTATCAAATATCACGGTAAAGAGAAACGGGACATTGTTCAGGATAAACGGCAGAGATCAGACCGCTTTGGCGGATTTCGTCCTCGAAGACAGCGACACGATAATGATACCTGAAATAAGGAATTCAATAATCGTTTTGGGAGGAGTGAGAACTCCGGGGGAATATTCTTTCGTTCCCATGAAAACCGCTTTTGAATACGTCAGCATAGCCGGAGGCGTCACCGAAAGAGGAATGCTTAACAAAGTCACGGTGTATTCTTACGACGGCGTTCACAAGGGCGACGGAATAAACACGCCGGTGGAAAGGGGAGACGTCGTCAAAGTCCCGGAAGTGACTCTCAGATGGTGGCAGGATTACGCAAGTATTATGGGCACCTTGATAAGTATAGCATCATTTATCGTTCTCATATCTCAATAA